AATCACTCATAAGCTGATAGAGTACCTTTCTGAAGAGTGAAAGTTTGGTCAGATTGTTGTGCAATTTCATTCGAGTGCGTTACAACTACAACACATTTATCATGTTCGTGTGCCAATTTCTTAAAGATATTAATAATTTCTTGTTCCATTTCCTCATCTAAATTACCGGTAGGTTCATCAGCAAGAATTAATTCCACATTTGTAGCTAATGCACGAGCAATGGCTACACGTTGTTGCTCACCACCAGAAAGTTTATTCACAGAACGATCTGCTTTGCTTTTTACAATTCCAATATAGTCTAATAGATTATAAGCAACTGTATTTTGGTCTTTCGGAATTTCATTTTCTGTAATAGACATTGGAACTAGCACATTTTCTACTGCTGTAAACGCAGGAATTAGATTATAACTTTGAAAAATGATGCCGACATTATTGCGTCGATATTGCTCATAACCTATTTCTTTTATGTCTTTTCCATTAAATAATACTTTACCACTCTGTGGTGAATCTAAAGCACTAAGTAATGCTAAAAGTGTTGTTTTACCGGAACCAGATTGACCTAATATTGTATAAAACTTTCCCTTTTCAAATCCAACATTTGTATCCTTCAAAATATAACGACGACTTTCTCCATCTTGATAGAAATAATTCAAATCTATTGCTTCTAATATCATCTATTTCACCTCTCTACTACATCATTATTTTTTTAGGATTTAATCGAACAATATATATTAATGGTATGATTGTTGACACTAGAATCGTTAATAATCCTACTAAATAAAACATTAGTATATAGCTAGAATCCAGTTTCACCTCATACGAATCCATTACATCATCCGTTGTTACACTAGATTGATATGCCTCCAATTCACTGTAATACATCATGTCCTCATCACTTTGAGTATCTTCAGCATTGAGCAACGTTTCAGATATACCCTGCGCCAAAAAATTCCCGCTGAATAGCGATAAGGTAATACCGATTAGTGCGACAACCATTACTTCAATTAAAATTTGGCCTACTACACGAGCACGTCGTTCACCTAAAGAGAGGTAAATCCCTAATTCATGTTTACGATCTCGAAGGAACAATAATACAACTAAACCAATAATTAATACAGTAGCAATTACGGCAACAAGTAAGACATAACCAGCTAATTTAGACATAGATTTAACTGGTGCTGCGATTGTGTCATATTGATCGCTAGCATTACTAACTTTATAAAGTTCTGGTAATAATGGTTGAACTTCTTCCTCAAATGCAATACTATCCTCTGAATTATTCAACACAAAAATAGGTGTATAGTATTCCGTGAGGGCTTCTGCATCTGCTTCAATCATTGCGGCATATTCTTCATCAATTTTCATATACTCTTCATTATAATACGTTAATTCACTACTAACGACTTCATTAGGAACATAAATAGTATTTTGATATTCTATATTCATGAAATCCATTTCTCCACTTTCTTCACTTTCTTCAACACTTGCTGATTTAGGTTCAAATAAACCAATAACTTCTAATATAACATCTCGAGAAGTTGCTAATTTTTCTTCTCCAGTTTCTTCATCATAGCTGTATACCTCATTAGTTAATGTGATATTATCACCAATTTGCAAATCATTTTTCTCTGCTAACTTACTAGATATTATCGCGACACTAGAACCGTTCTCTATTTCACCTGATTCAAAAACGCGACCCTCAATTAAGTTCCCTATTCCTTCTTCAAAATCAATTACTGGTGCATAATTAATACCTTTCAACATGAAGTCGATACTAGGGCCTTCATATTCTACTTCAACCTCTTCTTCCATACCTTCGCCTTGATAACTTTGAACGTTCTCTGATCCTAACCATGTGGACAGGTTATAGTCATAATATTTCACATAAGAAAGCTCTCCAATTTGTTTTATTAATTCAAGATCTAAATTAGATATTTCTAATGTCATTTGGTCTTCTTCATCCATATTTTCTAACTTTTCATAATCAAGTTCAACAGTTGCTGCAGCACCTAATTTTTCTTTTATATTTGTTTCCACATTGTCTGTAGCCTGTTGGATCGAAATAGCACCTGATATTACGTTCCCTAAAATAAATATTACAGCCAATAAAATTAGTGACTTTCCTTTTTTTCTTGAAATACTTAACAGTCCACGCTTAATAAAATTCATTACTAACCCCCTCAAATTAAAAACATTGCATAAATCAAGATTCATAAAAACTGATGTCATGATAATTATTATGTATCAATTCCAAACTCTTCTATTAATCTGTCAATATAAACTTAATTATACATTTACAAACAGAATATACACAACCTAAATTTTGAAATAAATTGTATAATTTTAGTATACATAAACACTGAAATAACTAACCACTTTTCCTCAAAAAGCGCTATTCATAAAATGAATAGCGCTTAAGTTTATCTAAATTATATAATTGGATGATTTACTTTACTCTCTTGTTTTTAACAGTACATCAATCGAAAAGGTTGTAACAGTCTCTTTATTTTGATTATTTATAGTGAACGAAAAAGTTACCGTACCTCTTCCACCTCTTGAAGATAATCGTTTATTCATCACCTCAACAGTACCAATCAATAAATCATTAGGATAGACAGGCTTTGTCCATCTAATTTGGTCAACTCCAGCACCAGCAATCACCTCATCACCCAATACATCCGCTTCAATCCACCTGGACCATACCAGACCGATTGTTTGATACCCAGATGCAATAATTCCTTTAAACATCCCTTGCTTTGCAAATTCTTCGTCAATATGTATACGTTGTGGATCATATTTTTTTGCGAAATCTAAAACATCTTCTTTCTCTACCTTGATTGGTTCTAGATTAAATTGTTGACCGACCTTCAAATCTTCTATATACATTATTATCCACCTTCACAGCTAAATTAAAACCAATAAATATATTACACCAACTTGCTTTATTTTCCAAAAATAATCTACTTTATAATCAAATAATTTAATTGATCGCAAAATAATTAAGCTACTATCAGTAATTTAAATACGAGTAATATTACTAGTCATTATTCTTTAAAGTGTTATACTAATTATATTGTACACAATTTAATTTCGTAAGGGAGTGGGTCAGTTATGAGTATTTACGATATCACAGTTAAAAAGTCTAATGGCACAACATACCAACTTGATGCATACAAGAATCAGGTTATGTTAATAGTAAATACGGCATCCAATTGTGGACTTAACGGTCAATTTGATGGACTTGAAGAAATTCACCAGAAGTATAAGGATAAAGGCGTTGCTGTACTTGGTTTTCCAAGTAATCAGTTTGCTAACCAAGAACCAGGTACATCGGAAGAAGCGGAAGAGTCTTGTCGAATCAATTTTGGTGTAACATTCCCAATCCATGAAATCATTGATGTTAATGGTAAGAATGCACATGAATTGTTTCAATATTTGAAAAGTAATTCCAAAGGATTTTTAGGTAATAACATTAAATGGAACTTCACTAAGTTTTTAGTAGACCAGAATGGTGAGGTTATCGAACGTTTTGGACCTAAAGTTGAGCCAGCTAAAATTGAAAAGAAAATTGCACGTATTGTTTCTTAATAATAAGGAATCCTTCAGTCTATCTAAGGATTCCTTTTTTATTAGAGTTTTTTAAGAAATAGTACTTTGAGATAGTCTCCCTCTTTATACTGCTTTATTGTCTTAAAATCATCTGGTAAAGAAAATGTCTCAATAACCCTGTAAGCCTCATCCATTTCCTTAAAAGCTTGATTAACAAAGTTCTTAAACTTATCCATGCCAAAACCACTAGCATTCGTTGACGCAACAATGATCCCTTGATCCGCTGTAATAGCAATTGCTTCTTTAAGTAAGTTCACATAATCCTTTGACGCACTAAACGTATGTTTCTTGGATCTAGCAAAACTAGGGGGATCAAGAATAACCATGTCAAAATTCAGATTCTTTTTAACCGCATATTTAAAATAATTAAAAACATCCATCACTCGAATGATATGATCGTTCTCATCTAGGCCATTCACTTGAAATTGTTCAATCGTTTTAGGTAAGCTACGATTCGCAAGGTCAACACTCGTCGTCTGTTCAGCACCACCCAGTGCTGCAAAAACAGAGAAAGCACCTGTATATGAAAAAGTATTTAATACTGATTTTCCATTAGCATACTTGTCTCTTATTGTTTTTCTTACCTGCCTTTGATCAAGAAAAATTCCAGTCATTGGACCATCATTTAAATAGACGGCAAAATTCACACCATTTTCCTTGATAATAATCGGAAAATCGCCGCGTTCTCCGGCAACAAAATCATCGTCTTCTAGGTATTTTCCACCAGTATCAAAACGTTTTTTCTCGTAAATACCTTTAAATTCAACTAAGTTCTTTAGTGAATTCAGTATAAGCTCTTTGAACAGATAAATCCCTTGACTATACCAATTTACAACATAAAACCCTGCATAGTATTCAATAGTCAGACCGCCGATCCCATCTCCTTCTCCATTAAAGACACGAAAAGCAGTTGTATCTTTATCTTTATAATAGGCACTTCTTATATCTAATGCCTTTTCGATTTTTTTATCAAAAAACTGCTGATCAATTGGCTCATTTTCATTTTGAGTTAATACCCAACCGAATCCCTTGTTTTGTCTACCATAATAACCTCTTCCAAGAAAATGATTTTTCTCATCAACTAATTGAACGATTATACCTTCTTGATCCAGTACCTCCATATTTAAGATGGCTTCTTTAAATATATGTGGAAAACCTATTTTAAATTTATTAACAAATTTATCTTTAATTTTCAATTGTACGTCATTCTGCATTTCCTTCATCCTAACTGTTTATATATGTACTTACTTTATCATTTGACTTTCTATAAAGCTAGCTTCAATAAGTCTTCCCTCGTATATAACAAATCTAATTCAGGGAATTATGTGTGTAATATTTTCTTACAAACAAACAGATTATTCACCATATGTATGCTAACATTAAATCCAAATTCAGATTTTCTGGGGGATAACTATGATGGGAAAGCAAAAACTTGTTTTAATCGGAAACGGTATGGCAGGTTTGCGCTGTATCGAAAATATTTTAAAAGAGGATAATACCCTTTACGATATCACCATTTTTGGTAGTGAGCCTCACGTGAATTACAGTCGGATTATGCTATCTTCCGTACTACAAGGAGATACAACATTTAATGATATCACAATAAATGACCGTAACTGGTATGATGATCATGATATCCTTCTTCATACTGGTGAAACCGTTACAAATATTAATAAAGAAAAGAAGCTAATAGAGACCGATAAAAGCACAATAACCTCTTATGATAAACTCATTATAGCAACTGGTTCTAACCCTTTTATTCTACCCTTACCTGGTAATGACAAAGAAGGTGTTGTCTCTTTTCGCACAATAGATGACTGTCACAAAATGATCGACACGGCAAAGAAATATAAGAAAGCGATAGTAATTGGCGGTGGACTCCTTGGCCTTGAAGCAGCAAGAGGCTTATTAAATTTAGGAATGGAAGTTGACGTTGTTCATATTTCTGAATATTTAATGAATAAACAATTAGATGAAACAGCAGCACATATGCTCCAAAGTGAATTAGAGTCACAAGGCATGCATTTTCTTCTAGAAAAACAATCTGAAGAAATCATTGGAGACGCTAGGGTTGAAGGAATTCGATTTAAAGATGGAACAATAGCTAAGGCAGATCTTGTTGTGATGGCAGTGGGTGTAAAACCAAACATTCAATTAGCGCAAAAAGCCGGTATTGAAACTAACAGAGGTATTCTTGTCGATGATTTTTTCGCAACGCGTTCAGAGGATATTTATGCTGTTGGTGAATGTGCAGAACACAACGAAATGGTATACGGTCTTGTCAAACCGCTTTATGAACAAGGAGCTGTACTCGCACGACATTTGTGCGCCAAGGATAATGAGCCATATAAAGGATCCGTTTTATCAACACAGTTAAAAATATCAGGAGTTGATGTATTTTCTGTCGGACAATTCTATACAGATGATCAAACAAAGGCCATTCATTTTCATGATGAAGTTGCTTCAACTTATAAGAAAGTTTTCTTTAGAGGTAACAAAGTGGTTGGCAGCGTCATGTTCGGTGACACTAAAGAAGGACCTAGATTGTTAGATATAATTATAAAACAAAAATTCGTCGCTGATCAAGAAAAGGTTGCTTTACTTACGCCTTTAGATCCAAGTGAATCTTATGTAGCTACAATGCCAAAAAATGAATTTGTTTGCACATGTAATGCTGTATCTAAAGGTACTATTATTGAAAATGTCCAACAGCACGCGCTTACTACTGTTGATGAAGTTCGCCAATGTACGAAAGCTTCCAGCTCATGTGGTGGTTGTAAACCAATTGTTAGTGAACTACTAACCTATATAAATAGTGAATATTTTAATGAAGCAGTTGAAGATAAAAGATTCTGTTCTTGCACTAAACTAACTGAGGATGAAATAGTTACAGAAATACAAACGAAGCATTTAGCTAGTGTTACGGAAGTTATGGAAACACTAGGATGGGGAACGAATGACGGTTGTGCAATTTGTCTTCCCGCTATAGAGTATTATTTAGAAATGATCTATCCAGAATATGAACAAAATCAAGAAACAATCTATGTGAATGAAAAGATGAATGCAAAACTTCGTAAAGATGGCACCTATACGATCGTTCCACAACTATATGGTGGAACAGCTCAGACCAGTCAATTGAAAACTATTGCAAAAGTTGCAGAAAAGTACAATATAACTACCCTACCATTAACAAGTGCACAAAGAATTCATTTAGAAGGCATTAAAAAAGAAGATTTATCTTCTGTATGGACAGATCTCAATATGAGGCTTCACTCCGCAGCTGCAAATACAGTACAGAGTATTAAAACTAGCAGTGGTGATCATTTATGCGAGTGTGATAAACTACCAGGTTATCATATCGCACATGAGCTTGAGCGGAGAATGGAATTTCTAAAAACACCTTATCGTATCAGGATTGGAGCATCTGCTTGTAAACATAATGGAGCTGGTTCCACTACAAAAGATATAGGTATTATCAAAATGGATAGAGGATGGGAAATTTATGTCGGAGGTAGTAGCGGTCGCAACAGTCGCTTAGGTGAATTATTAGCTGTCACCGAATCACAGAAAGAAGCAGTTAACATTATTCTTGGTTTCGTCCAATACTACCGTGAATCTGCCAATTACTTAGAACGAACATGGCAATGGATTGATCGAGTAAGTTTAGTTCACCTTCGTGAAGTGCTTTTTGATGAAGAATTACAAAACTATCTAATTGATAGATTAGAAAGAAGTGTGAAGCAGCGTAAATTGTTATTACTAAGTAATTAATAGGTTTCATACTTCTTAACTCTATAAACCAGAACTCCATTAAATCAGCGAGCAAAGGATGAGATATCTTGACAGAGTTACTATTGAAATACTTCAGAGATAAGCAACAAAAAGCTGAAACAGAGAAAATTTATGATTCACAATGCCCTTATTGTAGTATGCAATGCAAGATGCAATTAGTAGAACAAAAAGTTGTTTCGAGAAAAACATATAAAACAATCGGAAAAGATAACCCAACCTCTGAAGGACGGCTTTGTATTAAAGGATTAAATGCCCATCAGCATGCACTTCATAAAGACAGAATTAAACAGCCATTAATGAAGGTTAACGGTGAATTCGTTACTGTTTCTTGGGAAGTCGCATTAGAACAGATAAAAGAGAATTTCAAAAAGATTCAGCAACAAGATGGTCTTGATGCTTTATCGGTTTATGGTAGTGCTTCAATCACTAACGAAGAAGCGTATCTATTAGGTAAATTCGCACGCGTTGGCTTACAAACAAAACACATTGATTACAATGGTCGTTTATGTATGGGAGCTGCTGCAACAGGTGCAAATCAAACGTTTGGTGTAGATCGCGGATTTACGAATACAATAAAGGAAATTCCTAATACGCGCTGCATAATCTTAGCTGGAACAAATATCGCTGAATGTCAGCCGACCATCATGCCTTATTTTGAAAGAGCCAAAGAAAATGGCGCATACATCATTGCTATAGATCCACGCGAAACAGCCACAACCAAATTAGCAGATTTGCACTTAAAAAACAAACCAGGTTCAGATGTAGCCTTAGCTAATGGATTATTAAAGGTAATTATTGAGAATAACTTAGTTGATCAGGCATTTATTCAAGATAGAACTAATGGATTTGAAGAAGTAAAAGAACTAGTAACATCTATTGAGCTTGAGGAAACAGCGCAGTTAACAGGCTTAACTGTTGAGCAAATTAAACAGGCTGCTACTGCTTTTGGACAAGAAACATCAGGTATGATCTTTACCGCAAGAGGCATTGAACAACAAATTGATGGAACAGCTGCAGTACGCTGCTTTATAAACATTCTTTTAGCTACTGGGAAAATCGGAAAACCTAATTCTGGTTTCGGTGCAGTTACTGGTCAAGGCAATGGTCAAGGAGCGAGAGAACACGGACAAAAGTCAGATCAATTACCAGGTTATCGCTCGATTGAAAACGATGAGCATAGAGAATATATTGCAAATGTTTGGGGAGTTAATGCACAAGACTTACCTAGAAAAGGCGTATCTGCATACGAAATGTTTGAGGAAATTGAGCAACAAAAAATTAGCGGTATGTTCGTTATGTGTTCCAATCCAGTTGTTTCAAATCCAAATGCTAACTTCGTCAAAAAAACATTAGAACAATTAAAATACCTAGTAGTTGTTGATATGTTCGTTTCAGAAACAGCAAAACTAGCAGACATCATCCTACCAGCCTCTTCCTATTTAGAAGATGAAGGAACTATGACTAATGTCGAAGGTCGCGTCATGTTAAGAGAAGCAAGCTTTCCACTACCTGGTGAAGTACGACATGATTGGCAAATCATTTGTGATATAGCAAAAGCATTAGGAAAGGAACAGTATTTCCCCTATCAAAGTGCTGAAGATATTTTTGAAGAACTTAGAGTCGCAAGCCGTGGTGGTAGAGCAGATTATTATGGCATTACCTATAATCGGATTCGAAAAGAAGATGGTGTCTTATGGCCATGCCCGGATCCGAATGAATCTGGTACAGACCGTTTATTTGAAAATTCATTTGCTCATGAAGATGGTAAAGCAAAAATGGCAGCCATTTCACACAAATTAAAAATACCCAAACCAATACCTAGCGATGCTTATCCGCTCTTTTTAACAACTGGCCGTGTCATGTCACACTACCTAACTGGTGAGCAAACAAGAAAAAGTCCTTCGCTTGCTGCAAGAAATATTGAAGCGTTTATGGAAGTCCATCCAGATACAGGTTTAAAATATAATCTAAAAGAATCAATGCTTGTAAAAGTCGAGTCAAAACAAGGCTCTATCGTTGTTAGAACGAAATGGTCTACTACAATAAGAAAAGACACCGTTTTTGTACCATTCCACTGGACAGAATCACAAAATGTTAATCGATTAGTTTCTGATGAATTAGATCCTCACTGCAAAATGCCTGGTTTTAAAGTGAGCACAGTTAAAATTAGCCCAGTAAATAGGTAAGTAATTTAGTAATCTATTAAATAAGTCGACTGTTTCAAATAGAAACAGTCGACTTATTTATTTTATGAAACTCACACTACATATCTTTTTTAATTTCATTTTTACTTTGATAACTTCTTTTGATTAATTCGAATGGCTTAAGCATTATCCTACGAAACTTCCTTCTATTAACATCTTGTTGAGTTGCAGGTAATTTACCGAAAATTAAATGAGCAAGCGGTATATAAAGATGAATGGTGCGAATAACCAAATAACAGAAAATGACTGTCACCATATATCGAATCGTTATGTCAAAATGAAACCAATAATTTGGTCTTGTTGGAGTATATACTGCAACTTCTCTTAGGATTAACGGATGAATTAAGTAAAAGGCAAAAGAATAAACTGCGAAGTGTTTTACTCTACCAATCATTTTAGTTGATCCCATTGCTGCAAATTTCTCTGCTAGCTTGTAAAAGAAATAACTTCCTATTACTAAATAGGTAATTTCAGTTAACGTGTAAACTGTACCAGTTACCGTTATTTCTTGGAGTGTATAGCCATAGTAATGTAAATAAAATAAGCTTGATCCCGTAATAAGTGTCATCACACCAAATATAATGATAGGGATGTTATTTTTCCCTTTAGCTTTTTCTGTTTCATAGTGTAATCCTATCCAACCGCCTAAAAGTAAATACGACATATTACTAAGAAATATATGAGAACTCGTTAAATCAAATGTAGATTGGATGACAAAATAAGTGAATTGAATAAGGATACCGCATAACCAAAGGTATTTCTTAATAATTGAAAATCGTTGTGAAATCCAAATTACTGCAGGTAATATCATATAAATTTGAACGATAATAAAAATAAAGTATAATTGATAGTGGGATTCTCCTTGTACTATCCGACTGATAACATCTCCTATAACGAACTCACGTCCTAATCGGGAATACGCATAAAACTCATAAACACTAGCCCATATGAGATAAGGTACAATAATAAACTTAAAACGTTTTTTATAGTAATCTAGTAGATTATCTTTCGTCCATCTTTTTTGTGCATGACTATAGAAAAAAACCAGTCCCGTCAACATAATAAAAATACCCTTTTCCACACGGAGCGTTCGACTTAAGTAATGATACTTTTGAAATGCACCGCTATCCATCTCAAACGAAGTATAATAAGCACCAATTGTATGGATTAACACTACCGATAACATTGCAAACGTTCTTAAAAAATAAACAGCCTCAATATTTTTATTTTTCATTCTATGCCTCTCCCAACAATTCACTTTTATTCCAGCGTGAAATATAATTACTATTATTATAATAATTACATTAACGTAATTTTCTATAAAAATGGAAATTACAATATAAATAATACAATTCTTCATAGACACTTTACATTAGTTATCTACACCACTTTATAAGACGCAAATAAACCGACTTCCCATAAGAATGTCGGTTTTTATTAGAGCTTTAATATTCATCCATTCTTAAAAGCTCTACAACTGCTTGGAACACCCCTTTAGATCAAGACTTTGTATAATCAATACTTATACATTAGTGTTCATTTTATTAATTTGATAAAATTATTACGATTGATTATTTAACTCACTACAGAAGGAGTTC
The nucleotide sequence above comes from Paraliobacillus zengyii. Encoded proteins:
- the nasC gene encoding assimilatory nitrate reductase catalytic subunit NasC; this encodes MTELLLKYFRDKQQKAETEKIYDSQCPYCSMQCKMQLVEQKVVSRKTYKTIGKDNPTSEGRLCIKGLNAHQHALHKDRIKQPLMKVNGEFVTVSWEVALEQIKENFKKIQQQDGLDALSVYGSASITNEEAYLLGKFARVGLQTKHIDYNGRLCMGAAATGANQTFGVDRGFTNTIKEIPNTRCIILAGTNIAECQPTIMPYFERAKENGAYIIAIDPRETATTKLADLHLKNKPGSDVALANGLLKVIIENNLVDQAFIQDRTNGFEEVKELVTSIELEETAQLTGLTVEQIKQAATAFGQETSGMIFTARGIEQQIDGTAAVRCFINILLATGKIGKPNSGFGAVTGQGNGQGAREHGQKSDQLPGYRSIENDEHREYIANVWGVNAQDLPRKGVSAYEMFEEIEQQKISGMFVMCSNPVVSNPNANFVKKTLEQLKYLVVVDMFVSETAKLADIILPASSYLEDEGTMTNVEGRVMLREASFPLPGEVRHDWQIICDIAKALGKEQYFPYQSAEDIFEELRVASRGGRADYYGITYNRIRKEDGVLWPCPDPNESGTDRLFENSFAHEDGKAKMAAISHKLKIPKPIPSDAYPLFLTTGRVMSHYLTGEQTRKSPSLAARNIEAFMEVHPDTGLKYNLKESMLVKVESKQGSIVVRTKWSTTIRKDTVFVPFHWTESQNVNRLVSDELDPHCKMPGFKVSTVKISPVNR
- a CDS encoding ABC transporter permease, producing the protein MNFIKRGLLSISRKKGKSLILLAVIFILGNVISGAISIQQATDNVETNIKEKLGAAATVELDYEKLENMDEEDQMTLEISNLDLELIKQIGELSYVKYYDYNLSTWLGSENVQSYQGEGMEEEVEVEYEGPSIDFMLKGINYAPVIDFEEGIGNLIEGRVFESGEIENGSSVAIISSKLAEKNDLQIGDNITLTNEVYSYDEETGEEKLATSRDVILEVIGLFEPKSASVEESEESGEMDFMNIEYQNTIYVPNEVVSSELTYYNEEYMKIDEEYAAMIEADAEALTEYYTPIFVLNNSEDSIAFEEEVQPLLPELYKVSNASDQYDTIAAPVKSMSKLAGYVLLVAVIATVLIIGLVVLLFLRDRKHELGIYLSLGERRARVVGQILIEVMVVALIGITLSLFSGNFLAQGISETLLNAEDTQSDEDMMYYSELEAYQSSVTTDDVMDSYEVKLDSSYILMFYLVGLLTILVSTIIPLIYIVRLNPKKIMM
- a CDS encoding class I SAM-dependent rRNA methyltransferase gives rise to the protein MQNDVQLKIKDKFVNKFKIGFPHIFKEAILNMEVLDQEGIIVQLVDEKNHFLGRGYYGRQNKGFGWVLTQNENEPIDQQFFDKKIEKALDIRSAYYKDKDTTAFRVFNGEGDGIGGLTIEYYAGFYVVNWYSQGIYLFKELILNSLKNLVEFKGIYEKKRFDTGGKYLEDDDFVAGERGDFPIIIKENGVNFAVYLNDGPMTGIFLDQRQVRKTIRDKYANGKSVLNTFSYTGAFSVFAALGGAEQTTSVDLANRSLPKTIEQFQVNGLDENDHIIRVMDVFNYFKYAVKKNLNFDMVILDPPSFARSKKHTFSASKDYVNLLKEAIAITADQGIIVASTNASGFGMDKFKNFVNQAFKEMDEAYRVIETFSLPDDFKTIKQYKEGDYLKVLFLKKL
- a CDS encoding MaoC/PaaZ C-terminal domain-containing protein — protein: MYIEDLKVGQQFNLEPIKVEKEDVLDFAKKYDPQRIHIDEEFAKQGMFKGIIASGYQTIGLVWSRWIEADVLGDEVIAGAGVDQIRWTKPVYPNDLLIGTVEVMNKRLSSRGGRGTVTFSFTINNQNKETVTTFSIDVLLKTRE
- a CDS encoding ABC transporter ATP-binding protein; the encoded protein is MILEAIDLNYFYQDGESRRYILKDTNVGFEKGKFYTILGQSGSGKTTLLALLSALDSPQSGKVLFNGKDIKEIGYEQYRRNNVGIIFQSYNLIPAFTAVENVLVPMSITENEIPKDQNTVAYNLLDYIGIVKSKADRSVNKLSGGEQQRVAIARALATNVELILADEPTGNLDEEMEQEIINIFKKLAHEHDKCVVVVTHSNEIAQQSDQTFTLQKGTLSAYE
- the nirB gene encoding nitrite reductase large subunit NirB, whose product is MGKQKLVLIGNGMAGLRCIENILKEDNTLYDITIFGSEPHVNYSRIMLSSVLQGDTTFNDITINDRNWYDDHDILLHTGETVTNINKEKKLIETDKSTITSYDKLIIATGSNPFILPLPGNDKEGVVSFRTIDDCHKMIDTAKKYKKAIVIGGGLLGLEAARGLLNLGMEVDVVHISEYLMNKQLDETAAHMLQSELESQGMHFLLEKQSEEIIGDARVEGIRFKDGTIAKADLVVMAVGVKPNIQLAQKAGIETNRGILVDDFFATRSEDIYAVGECAEHNEMVYGLVKPLYEQGAVLARHLCAKDNEPYKGSVLSTQLKISGVDVFSVGQFYTDDQTKAIHFHDEVASTYKKVFFRGNKVVGSVMFGDTKEGPRLLDIIIKQKFVADQEKVALLTPLDPSESYVATMPKNEFVCTCNAVSKGTIIENVQQHALTTVDEVRQCTKASSSCGGCKPIVSELLTYINSEYFNEAVEDKRFCSCTKLTEDEIVTEIQTKHLASVTEVMETLGWGTNDGCAICLPAIEYYLEMIYPEYEQNQETIYVNEKMNAKLRKDGTYTIVPQLYGGTAQTSQLKTIAKVAEKYNITTLPLTSAQRIHLEGIKKEDLSSVWTDLNMRLHSAAANTVQSIKTSSGDHLCECDKLPGYHIAHELERRMEFLKTPYRIRIGASACKHNGAGSTTKDIGIIKMDRGWEIYVGGSSGRNSRLGELLAVTESQKEAVNIILGFVQYYRESANYLERTWQWIDRVSLVHLREVLFDEELQNYLIDRLERSVKQRKLLLLSN
- a CDS encoding acyltransferase, whose amino-acid sequence is MKNKNIEAVYFLRTFAMLSVVLIHTIGAYYTSFEMDSGAFQKYHYLSRTLRVEKGIFIMLTGLVFFYSHAQKRWTKDNLLDYYKKRFKFIIVPYLIWASVYEFYAYSRLGREFVIGDVISRIVQGESHYQLYFIFIIVQIYMILPAVIWISQRFSIIKKYLWLCGILIQFTYFVIQSTFDLTSSHIFLSNMSYLLLGGWIGLHYETEKAKGKNNIPIIIFGVMTLITGSSLFYLHYYGYTLQEITVTGTVYTLTEITYLVIGSYFFYKLAEKFAAMGSTKMIGRVKHFAVYSFAFYLIHPLILREVAVYTPTRPNYWFHFDITIRYMVTVIFCYLVIRTIHLYIPLAHLIFGKLPATQQDVNRRKFRRIMLKPFELIKRSYQSKNEIKKDM
- a CDS encoding glutathione peroxidase — translated: MSIYDITVKKSNGTTYQLDAYKNQVMLIVNTASNCGLNGQFDGLEEIHQKYKDKGVAVLGFPSNQFANQEPGTSEEAEESCRINFGVTFPIHEIIDVNGKNAHELFQYLKSNSKGFLGNNIKWNFTKFLVDQNGEVIERFGPKVEPAKIEKKIARIVS